Genomic DNA from Cloeon dipterum chromosome 3, ieCloDipt1.1, whole genome shotgun sequence:
AAGGAAGCTACGAATTAGGCAGTGGTGGAAAGCATGAATTGGTACCAGAGTATGACTGGCTGCTTTGACACTTGTGACTTCCAGACCAGAGTAATGGGTGCTTATTGGTGCTGCAGCCAGCCGTCTGCTGTCGAGGGTGCCAAACAGGAAGAACCTAGCAGATTGGGAAATGTTGTTAGTGGGATTAGTGAAGTTTTGGAGAGGACAACCTAGGGCGTTGTTGAGGTGCGCCGAAATCAGCAGCCTGTAAGACATTGAAGTTGAAATAATAACCCAAGTCTTTGGTTGCCTGCAGCGCTGCCAGAAAGTGTTTTCCACCATCCTCTGTGATGAAGGATTTGACATTTTCCATCAAGAAGCACTTAGGCCTGAAGTAGGCGACGATTTCCAGAAACACTGGAACTTGTGATTTCTGAAGAATGGCATGAAAGAAACAATGGAAAGTTGATTTTAGTGAATTCTAAGTAGTTACGTTTGTGACTGAGGTGTTGTTGTTTTTGaatctatttaatttggaGAATCCTTGGCACGGCGGTCCTCCAATAATCATTTCCACCTCGCCGGTTTGTGGCAGCTTCTGTCCCTTTTTTGTGAACAATGCTCCCTATTTTGGATTTAGGAGTATTAATCTTCCTTGGTGTTGTGCTCGAACAAGTTACCGTTTTTAGTTCTTTCAACCAGTCAATGGCTGAACTTTGGTACACTGTTGCTTGTCTGAAGTTGGCAGCGAAGGATTTGCACGCTGTAGGGTCTGCGTCAACTGCCCAAAGGCAGGTTGTCAGGTGGCTCATCTCCAACCCTAGGGATAATCCTCCGCAGCCGCAGAACAGATCTAGGCATCGGAGTGGATTTGATTCGAGTGACGGAGTAACACTCTTTGTTGAAGCAAGGGAGCCATCAAGCATCGAAAGCTGTTAGCATAAATGAATTCAATTACTAATTTTGGGATGGAAGCAGGCAATACAACTTGGTTGGTTTGCATGTCTAGGAGACTGTTGCAGATGTATGTGGCCGTTCCGTATTGATCGATGTCGGTTGTGTACTTCACTTCCAGTGTGTTATGGAACGAGACGTTAACGACCGCGACGAAAAGTGCACCAGAAATTTCAGTTTCTGTGAATGGTAGTGaagatggttttaaaaaaagcggAGGGTTTTGTTAAATGAGTATATTCACTGTATGAAGACAAGTGTAGAAGATTTGCAGGCGATTCTTGCGAACAACTGTTGGTCTCAGGAGGTCTGACAAAGCAAGTGACAGCCAACCGAATCTTTGATGCAGCGAGTACCTGGTCTGATTTTTTGTCACCGGTTTTTTTGACCTTGATTTTGTCAACGCGGACAACGCGGAGTAATTTTTGTCCAGGCACTTCTGGCAATTGCTCTGATTTGAGTGTTGTGGCTAAGCATGTCCCCTTCTCAATAGCAACGGACGAGCCGAACCGCACCTGTGACACCATAATGAAACATTTGATAGAGTTTTTGTTGgccttttgaatattaaaatgatgtGTTACAG
This window encodes:
- the LOC135941097 gene encoding uncharacterized protein LOC135941097 isoform X2, encoding MLDGSLASTKSVTPSLESNPLRCLDLFCGCGGLSLGLEMSHLTTCLWAVDADPTACKSFAANFRQATVYQSSAIDWLKELKTGALFTKKGQKLPQTGEVEMIIGGPPCQGFSKLNRFKNNNTSVTNKSQVPVFLEIVAYFRPKCFLMENVKSFITEDGGKHFLAALQATKDLGYYFNFNVLQAADFGAPQQRPRFFLFGTLDSRRLAAAPISTHYSGLEVTSVKAASHTLSFTDKQEAYFQKVTVHHAIADLPDVEPQESGNKISYNSINSTFQFKMRNGSDTLRLHKLPTSLNPDDQKRITMIPPGSDWRCLPQSEHEECFKTGMPLAPKSLVKSSRSNGDWKGAYGRLRWSDLFMTVLTRPTLASKTGTIIHPIYNRTLTIREFARAQTFPDNFKFKGTIAQVQRQIGNAVPPLLAESLGRAFKI
- the LOC135941097 gene encoding uncharacterized protein LOC135941097 isoform X1, giving the protein MLDGSLASTKSVTPSLESNPLRCLDLFCGCGGLSLGLEMSHLTTCLWAVDADPTACKSFAANFRQATVYQSSAIDWLKELKTGALFTKKGQKLPQTGEVEMIIGGPPCQGFSKLNRFKNNNTSVTNKSQVPVFLEIVAYFRPKCFLMENVKSFITEDGGKHFLAALQATKDLGYYFNFNVLQAADFGAPQQRPRFFLFGTLDSRRLAAAPISTHYSGLEVTSVKAASHTLSFTDKQEAYFQKVTVHHAIADLPDVEPQESGNKISYNSINSTFQFKMRNGSDTLRLHKLPTSLNPDDQKRITMIPPGSDWRCLPQSEHEECFKTFALTSLKIYLKLIFLFSTSIRGMPLAPKSLVKSSRSNGDWKGAYGRLRWSDLFMTVLTRPTLASKTGTIIHPIYNRTLTIREFARAQTFPDNFKFKGTIAQVQRQIGNAVPPLLAESLGRAFKI